In Lolium perenne isolate Kyuss_39 chromosome 5, Kyuss_2.0, whole genome shotgun sequence, the sequence TGTCTTGATCATTGGGCACTCTCAAGATTTAGGCCCGAATGCCTCAACCATTGCCACTTCACAGTTGATGCTCTAGCTCTTACTCACTGCCAATTGATCACCGAAAAGATCTGCAGGAATACCACATGCCATCATGCACCGAAAAGATCCCACCGACCAACAAGATGTACGGAGGCGAGCCGAAATCAACTGGCCTTCGCACGGTGGCGTATCGTGTTTCCGATCGGCGATGAGGCATGCGCGACCCTGCATTGCATGTTACAATGCCATGCCTCCTGAATTCTCACTTCATCAGCCTCGATAGGCACGGTGTGCCCACCGCGCCTTTGCTTGCTAGGAGTACATATTCGGGATCATCATTTAGTGATGAGAGTGTAATCATTAAGCAGTGGACAGCAGAAACAACATTACAGAAGAAAGCAACAATAACAACTCTTGAGACTACTACGTCCGTAACAGAAACTGTCAGGCAGTGTCAGGTGAAACTGTCTACTGATCCATTGGTTAGAGGTAAATGGCCAACCGCATGTTCCTCCAGAATACGAGACCAGGCGACGGTGACGTCAAACTTACAGACACCAAGATCAAGTTTATCGCGGCTTCTATCTGAATCCAGAGGTGCAAATGACACCTTGTTCTCTGCCAAAACCTGGTCCTTATTGCCACCTCGACATGCCACGGCATGGACTACCAGCTGCCCGAACCTCTCGACAGAAATAACACGACGAGACAGCTTAACCATGCCGTCGGTGGCAGACACCACAGGCACCATCTCTTTTCCAGAATCGAGTAGCACGATTTCCATGTGACCCAGACTACCAATGTAGGCTGTAAAGAGGCCTCGAGAACCATCTGGCCATGACCCCTTCACAATCTGCAGAGTGATAGTGGCCTCCACGGAGCGCATGACAAGGCCACAAGTGAGCTCCAGCGTGCTGAGCATGCTGGTGTAGAGGCGGCTGCTCACACATGAATCGAATATGCCCTGTCCTTCACTCTTACATAGATTGACCTTTTGGCAGCAGACGAAGCATTTAAGTAGAAGGCTTAAATCTTTGTCCTCAGGTTCAGTAGCTCCCTTCACTTTCAGCACAGTCTCGAAGTACACACGGTTTTCATACACAACAGCACGGCTTGGACCTGTCAACGTAAAATAGGGATCCTGCATACAAAACAATTGGTTACATTGAATCTAAACTAGTACAGAGATTTTATTTTCCAATTCAAACTTTTCAACTGACAAGCAAAATACGACAAACAAATGTTATTTGGTCCAAACACGGAAAAATAAGGCAGTCTATCATACATGCTTGTATGCATGGATCGACAAGTCGCATCTGCAAGGTCTCTCCGGCTAGTCAACTCGACTCATTTGATGAGTCGATCGACTAGTCTTGAGTAGTCTCGACTAATCCAGGTTTGTGAGTCAGCCAACTTAAAAAATGACCCCACATGTGTGTTCTGGTGTTCTATTGTGTTCTGGTGTTCTATCAGTCGACTTAAAGTTTTTCCATTCTTCCCTCCCCTTCCCATTTTCCCACCGTGTTCCCCGTTAAACCTAGATCAAGAGTCAGTTTCCCCTGCTCGACCCCAAAACACATCTTGGCGTTCTCTCCCTTGGTCACCGCCTCTGCAAGAACCTGCCGGCCAGTGCCGCTGCCGCCTCCGCCAGAAGCTCCTCGTCCGCCACGAGCTCCTCGTCCGCCGGCTGCTGGTGGTGGTCTTTTGCTCCTCTACCGGCTGTTGCTGCTGGTCTGCTCCTCCACGGCTGCTGCTGTTGGTCTGCATGTCCACAGCTGCTGCTGGTAACAAACTCTCTACTTCCCTTTTCCTCTGATCTGCTCCAGTGCTTGTGCTTGGGGTTTAGGGATCAATTAGAAAAACAACTTATATGATCCATTCACCATGCCATTCACAGGAAGCACCATGTCCCAGCAAGAGATATC encodes:
- the LOC127304841 gene encoding uncharacterized protein, yielding MLYPRWSYDDIRLKYAVARLNKENPDAEPIVLDKLTEQERATLVHDEKVRMRKIEQEIAKQQLAEFLAKEDERALAPPPPEPEEEEDLGKEHWQERYDSIRNSLVKTKQHRHKNFCFDGTTRIPAMCFTDNPMPDYTGHGTTVQFFSVKVGGVDGGLAWPLDVFGLIAVHDKLDYSRNVIFSRTRENPQTLTEQDPYFTLTGPSRAVVYENRVYFETVLKVKGATEPEDKDLSLLLKCFVCCQKVNLCKSEGQGIFDSCVSSRLYTSMLSTLELTCGLVMRSVEATITLQIVKGSWPDGSRGLFTAYIGSLGHMEIVLLDSGKEMVPVVSATDGMVKLSRRVISVERFGQLVVHAVACRGGNKDQVLAENKVSFAPLDSDRSRDKLDLGVCKFDVTVAWSRILEEHAVGHLPLTNGSVDSFT